The following nucleotide sequence is from Caldisalinibacter kiritimatiensis.
AAAGGATTTGACAATTATACTATTGTATTAGAAAGTGAAGGTAAACAAAATTTAATATATAAACATGCTATTTCAACTATTACTCCAAATAAACCAGTTAGTATAATGAACAAGAGTAGTATAAAAGATAATAGTGTTAAAGAACAATAATAATTAGTATAAAAATTATAAAGAACCTTTGAGGTAAAACTTAAAGGTTCTTTTTTTTAACGTTTTAGTAATCTATTGCATAAATTATAAATAGTACATATTTTAAAGCATCTCTCCCATATATTATATGAGGTGATTTTATGGCTAATAAAGTTAATGAAGAAATTATATCTTTATACAGACTTGGTAAAGTGAGTCTAAATACAACATTTGAGCAACTATATGATAGTAAAGCAGTACAATCTATCAAACCAAAAGATAAACAAATAGAAACACTTGAAGATGTAATAACAGAGCTAAATAAATTAGTTGGGTTACAAAACGTAAAAAACTTAATAAATGAAATACGTGCTTTTATAGAAATTCAAGAAA
It contains:
- the hfq gene encoding RNA chaperone Hfq, producing MKNNINLQDSFLNKVRKENISITIYLVNGYQLKGAVKGFDNYTIVLESEGKQNLIYKHAISTITPNKPVSIMNKSSIKDNSVKEQ